One genomic window of Methanosarcina acetivorans C2A includes the following:
- a CDS encoding sulfurtransferase TusA family protein translates to MAELEIDVRGQTCPVPLVECRKALKKASPGDLVVVKGTHPASKKEIPMACEAMGLEVLDIEDKEGGKEWEIKIRR, encoded by the coding sequence TTGGCAGAACTGGAAATAGACGTTAGAGGGCAGACCTGCCCGGTTCCGCTGGTAGAGTGCAGAAAAGCATTAAAAAAAGCCTCTCCAGGAGACCTTGTAGTTGTAAAGGGCACGCATCCGGCATCAAAGAAAGAAATTCCCATGGCATGTGAGGCAATGGGACTCGAAGTGCTGGATATCGAAGATAAAGAGGGAGGAAAAGAGTGGGAGATAAAGATCCGGAGGTAA
- a CDS encoding DUF5518 domain-containing protein translates to MGRTIGGALIGLVCTLIFYFIPLVNSVAPFLGGLLGGYYADGGPGGGLKSGILMTIFMIIPGFLLGGILGVVLRNAPVLGGFVAASAFIVTVVIVAHTAIIGIIGSVIGALLAERKTG, encoded by the coding sequence TTGGGTAGAACAATAGGTGGTGCATTAATAGGTCTGGTATGTACTTTAATTTTTTATTTTATTCCGCTCGTAAACTCGGTAGCGCCTTTTCTGGGAGGCTTACTGGGTGGTTATTATGCGGATGGAGGTCCCGGAGGCGGGCTTAAGTCCGGAATCCTGATGACAATTTTCATGATAATCCCTGGCTTTCTTCTAGGGGGAATCCTTGGAGTGGTGCTGCGTAATGCACCTGTCCTTGGAGGGTTTGTAGCAGCTTCCGCCTTTATAGTCACAGTAGTCATCGTAGCTCATACTGCGATAATAGGTATTATTGGCTCTGTAATTGGAGCTCTTCTTGCTGAAAGAAAAACGGGCTAA
- a CDS encoding DUF5602 domain-containing protein, whose translation MRAHFNSACFSGCVEEESQTRAATQAENQPLTETFTSESIALGDGIVYSWVTLDAEGNPSAIGVNFTELAISGLPEEVAEYTLPLPEEASATAFNHIGLDWNPEGHEPQGIYDHPHFDVHFYMRSPEERDKITATEEDMANLSKEPDPEFIPKGYVPIPGGVPRMGAHWIDPTSPEFNGQPFEETLIYGFYDGEMVFIEPMVTIDFLKTKPELTKPLKLPENYPTEAYYPTDYSIRYDEKMEAYTVTLEGMTLR comes from the coding sequence ATGCGTGCTCACTTTAATAGTGCTTGTTTTTCAGGTTGCGTCGAAGAAGAATCTCAGACACGGGCTGCAACTCAGGCAGAAAACCAGCCCCTTACGGAAACGTTTACATCGGAAAGTATAGCCCTTGGAGACGGAATAGTTTATTCCTGGGTTACCCTTGATGCCGAAGGGAACCCTTCTGCAATAGGGGTCAATTTCACGGAATTAGCGATCTCAGGACTGCCGGAAGAAGTTGCGGAATACACTCTTCCCCTGCCTGAGGAAGCTTCAGCTACTGCCTTCAACCACATAGGGCTTGACTGGAACCCTGAAGGGCATGAACCTCAGGGAATCTATGACCATCCGCACTTTGATGTCCACTTCTATATGAGAAGTCCTGAAGAGAGGGACAAAATTACGGCGACTGAAGAGGATATGGCAAACCTGTCAAAAGAGCCTGATCCTGAGTTTATTCCGAAAGGATATGTCCCGATTCCCGGAGGAGTCCCCAGAATGGGAGCCCACTGGATTGATCCGACTTCTCCCGAATTCAATGGACAACCTTTCGAAGAGACCTTAATCTACGGCTTTTATGATGGAGAGATGGTATTTATCGAACCGATGGTCACAATAGACTTCCTTAAAACAAAACCTGAACTCACAAAACCTCTTAAGCTGCCGGAAAATTATCCGACAGAAGCTTATTACCCTACCGACTACTCCATAAGATATGACGAAAAAATGGAAGCATATACCGTCACCCTTGAAGGAATGACCCTCAGGTAA
- a CDS encoding cupredoxin domain-containing protein gives MTILLMSTGMAAAKETKLVVRSADTSANKVVIYGTFAPETIEINAGEEVTWFNFKKPKTPMVLVSEEGLWEETTLYYGKAFSYTFEEPGTYVFALKDNPEIKGTVKVSASEMQEEDSETAGETATVENPQVTTEASSASNSGKSDEKNVRNEEKMLIYSTTFSPETIEIEKGDTVTWVNLKRPKGASVLVSDDGLWEDTTLYYGKAFSYTFEEAGTYTFSLEAMPEAKATIIVK, from the coding sequence GTGACAATCCTTTTAATGTCAACGGGTATGGCAGCGGCAAAAGAGACAAAACTGGTTGTAAGAAGTGCTGATACCTCTGCTAACAAAGTGGTTATTTACGGCACATTTGCACCCGAGACAATCGAAATAAACGCCGGAGAGGAGGTAACCTGGTTCAACTTCAAGAAACCAAAAACCCCAATGGTGCTGGTAAGTGAAGAAGGGTTGTGGGAGGAAACTACTCTTTACTACGGGAAAGCCTTTTCATATACTTTTGAAGAACCAGGCACCTATGTCTTTGCCCTCAAAGATAACCCGGAAATAAAAGGAACAGTAAAAGTATCCGCTTCTGAGATGCAGGAAGAGGACTCGGAAACTGCCGGTGAAACCGCCACTGTAGAAAATCCCCAGGTTACGACAGAAGCATCCTCAGCTTCGAATTCAGGAAAAAGCGATGAAAAAAATGTCCGGAATGAAGAAAAAATGTTAATCTACTCAACAACCTTTTCTCCTGAAACCATAGAAATAGAAAAAGGGGATACAGTTACCTGGGTTAACCTCAAAAGGCCAAAGGGAGCCTCAGTGCTTGTAAGTGACGACGGACTGTGGGAAGATACAACCCTGTACTACGGAAAAGCCTTTTCGTACACATTTGAAGAAGCAGGGACTTACACCTTCAGCCTGGAAGCCATGCCAGAAGCAAAAGCCACAATTATAGTAAAGTAA
- a CDS encoding cysteine desulfurase family protein gives MIYLDNAACTRLDERVFEAMKPYFFDTYAVATSEFGYSMGIDAKEGLENSREGIASGLGAAPEEIVFTSGDTESSNMALKGVAWALREKKGKHIIISKIEDFPVLNTAKTLQKQGFDVTFLDVDAEGFADLEELKKAITKETILVSIQHSNQEIGTAQDLKAISEICEEKDVLLHTDATHSFTRLPLNVKDLPVDLVTMSAHTIHGPRGIGALCIRKDTPIVKFMDGGFQEFNLRAGVENIPGAVGFATAVKLVTEEENRQLAAMRDRVIERALSEIPEVTLNGSREKRLPQNANLTFHYVEGESVTLHMDMRGFAVSTGSACFSRSLEASHVIRGIGGDHERAHGSVRFTFGRYNRMEDADAAIDAMSEIVARLREISPLAKK, from the coding sequence ATGATTTATCTTGACAATGCTGCATGCACTCGGCTGGACGAAAGGGTGTTTGAAGCGATGAAGCCTTACTTTTTTGATACTTATGCAGTAGCTACATCCGAGTTTGGCTACTCTATGGGAATCGATGCAAAAGAGGGCCTGGAAAATTCCAGGGAAGGTATAGCTTCAGGGCTTGGGGCAGCTCCTGAAGAAATTGTGTTCACTTCGGGAGATACGGAATCAAGCAACATGGCGCTTAAAGGAGTAGCCTGGGCCCTTAGGGAAAAGAAAGGCAAACACATTATCATCTCGAAGATAGAAGATTTTCCGGTCTTAAATACTGCAAAAACCCTCCAGAAACAGGGCTTTGACGTGACTTTTCTGGATGTGGATGCAGAAGGGTTTGCCGACCTTGAGGAGCTCAAAAAAGCAATCACAAAAGAAACCATCCTTGTCTCGATCCAGCATTCCAATCAGGAAATAGGGACTGCCCAGGACCTTAAAGCTATTTCCGAGATATGCGAAGAAAAAGATGTGCTCCTGCATACCGATGCTACCCACAGCTTTACCCGGCTTCCTCTAAATGTGAAGGATCTGCCCGTAGACCTTGTGACAATGTCAGCCCATACAATTCATGGGCCCAGAGGGATAGGAGCGCTCTGTATCCGGAAAGATACTCCCATTGTTAAATTCATGGACGGGGGTTTTCAGGAGTTTAACCTGAGAGCAGGCGTAGAGAATATTCCCGGAGCCGTAGGGTTTGCAACGGCGGTGAAACTTGTAACTGAAGAAGAAAACCGGCAGCTTGCAGCTATGAGAGACAGGGTAATTGAAAGAGCTCTTTCCGAAATTCCGGAGGTTACCCTCAACGGAAGCCGGGAAAAACGTCTGCCTCAGAACGCAAATCTGACTTTCCACTATGTGGAAGGTGAATCCGTAACCCTGCATATGGATATGAGAGGGTTTGCGGTAAGTACGGGTTCAGCCTGTTTCTCCCGCTCCCTGGAAGCCAGTCATGTGATAAGGGGGATAGGGGGAGACCATGAGAGAGCCCACGGTTCGGTACGTTTTACTTTCGGGCGCTACAACCGAATGGAAGATGCTGATGCGGCTATTGATGCGATGAGTGAAATTGTGGCAAGGCTCAGGGAAATAAGCCCGCTTGCAAAAAAATGA
- a CDS encoding cation diffusion facilitator family transporter: protein MSGSNSSNHLHEREGTSEESREQSHKHSGLFNPRLFLHSLSHKFSHTPFHKHSHVHPHEHSHGHSHTHGRVDPSIIATQKGLWAVKWSFIGLMVTAVLQIFIVIMSGSVALLADTIHNFGDASTAIPLAIAFTLARRKPSKRFSYGYGRVEDLAGVIIVFLILFSAAVAGYESVTRFLNPRPVEHLQAVALAAIIGCIGNEVVAQFRMKVGKEIGSAALIADGYHARMDGFTSLAVLVGAVGVWLGYPILDPLIGMLITIAILKIVLDSSKLVFTRLLDGVEPEVLDQVKAIAEGVEGVCEVTDLRVRWIGHRLHAEINASVDPSLSVEEGHEIANAVREKLLENFSYLSGTTIHVDPVTASGECCHCGSESPDKRLGRQKRVLNVYPG, encoded by the coding sequence ATGTCCGGATCGAATTCCAGCAATCACCTGCATGAAAGGGAGGGCACTTCTGAGGAGTCCCGAGAGCAAAGCCATAAGCACAGCGGGCTTTTCAATCCCCGGCTTTTCCTCCATTCCCTCTCACACAAATTCTCTCATACCCCTTTTCACAAGCATTCACATGTTCATCCCCACGAACACTCCCATGGGCACAGCCATACGCATGGAAGGGTAGACCCTTCCATAATTGCCACCCAGAAAGGGCTCTGGGCTGTCAAGTGGTCCTTTATAGGGCTGATGGTAACAGCAGTTCTGCAGATTTTCATCGTTATTATGTCGGGCAGTGTTGCTCTCCTTGCGGATACCATTCACAATTTCGGAGATGCGTCAACGGCGATTCCCCTTGCGATCGCCTTTACTCTTGCGAGAAGAAAACCGAGCAAACGCTTCTCCTACGGGTACGGCAGGGTAGAAGACCTTGCAGGGGTAATCATTGTTTTCCTGATCCTCTTCAGTGCAGCTGTTGCAGGTTACGAATCCGTGACTCGCTTCTTGAACCCCCGGCCTGTGGAGCATTTGCAGGCTGTAGCTCTTGCTGCAATCATAGGTTGCATCGGAAACGAGGTAGTGGCGCAGTTTCGTATGAAGGTCGGAAAGGAAATCGGGAGTGCAGCCCTTATCGCTGACGGGTACCATGCACGGATGGACGGTTTTACCAGCCTTGCGGTCCTTGTAGGGGCAGTAGGGGTCTGGCTTGGGTATCCGATTCTTGACCCTCTTATTGGCATGTTAATAACAATTGCCATCCTCAAAATAGTCCTTGACTCGAGCAAACTGGTGTTCACCCGCCTTCTTGACGGCGTTGAGCCCGAAGTCCTTGATCAGGTAAAAGCCATTGCCGAAGGTGTCGAGGGGGTCTGTGAAGTCACAGATCTCAGGGTACGCTGGATCGGACACAGGCTCCATGCGGAGATCAATGCTTCCGTTGACCCTTCCCTTTCGGTTGAGGAGGGGCATGAAATCGCCAATGCCGTAAGGGAAAAGCTTCTGGAGAACTTTTCCTACCTTTCCGGAACCACTATCCATGTCGATCCCGTTACAGCCTCAGGGGAGTGCTGCCACTGTGGGTCCGAAAGTCCGGACAAGAGGCTTGGAAGGCAGAAGCGCGTTTTAAACGTTTATCCCGGTTGA
- a CDS encoding helix-turn-helix transcriptional regulator, with amino-acid sequence MNTVSGTSSSLLDAIFLSEKRKNLLLLLKEEGPKSSEEIKNAFDFPWKSMIPQIKKLVDLGLVIHTDGVYSLSEMGVVIATNVQFLLNTLKIYDDNKAFWSEHDLSPIPFHLLIRIGELGQCKVLKPDLSHMFKVQEDIVKCMLDSSRIMVFASAIHPAYHLLCLEFLEKGIDVTIILTESVFESIRDECLPQETTSFSDSSVLKLEIPEYKKEVQFFLTCKNSHFFVSDGEKKPMMLVVTDKIFALSLLDKNNRIDRNYLVSSEPGALKWGEELFAYYKQNSRQVLSL; translated from the coding sequence ATGAACACGGTTTCTGGTACCAGTTCTTCGTTGCTTGATGCAATTTTCCTTTCTGAAAAAAGAAAGAACCTTCTTCTGCTGTTAAAAGAAGAGGGCCCAAAAAGCAGTGAAGAAATCAAAAATGCCTTTGATTTTCCCTGGAAGTCAATGATCCCTCAGATCAAAAAGTTAGTTGATCTGGGGCTGGTCATACATACGGATGGGGTGTATTCCCTCTCTGAAATGGGAGTAGTGATAGCTACAAACGTACAGTTTTTGCTGAACACCCTGAAGATATATGACGACAACAAAGCTTTCTGGTCCGAACACGATTTGAGTCCGATTCCTTTTCATCTTCTTATCAGAATCGGGGAGTTGGGGCAGTGTAAGGTCCTGAAACCCGATCTCTCTCATATGTTTAAAGTCCAGGAAGATATTGTAAAATGTATGCTGGATTCTTCCCGCATTATGGTATTTGCTTCGGCAATTCATCCAGCTTACCATTTACTCTGTCTGGAATTTCTCGAAAAAGGGATTGATGTTACAATTATCCTTACGGAGTCGGTTTTCGAGAGTATCCGGGATGAGTGTCTCCCCCAGGAAACCACATCTTTCAGTGACAGCTCCGTTCTCAAGCTGGAAATACCGGAATATAAAAAGGAAGTTCAGTTCTTTTTGACCTGCAAGAACTCACATTTTTTTGTGTCGGACGGGGAGAAAAAACCAATGATGCTGGTAGTAACCGATAAGATCTTTGCGCTTTCCCTGCTTGATAAAAATAACAGAATTGACCGCAACTATCTTGTAAGCTCTGAGCCCGGAGCCCTAAAATGGGGAGAAGAACTTTTTGCATATTACAAACAGAATTCCAGGCAGGTCCTTTCTCTTTGA
- a CDS encoding helix-turn-helix transcriptional regulator encodes MKSKAHIRVETRPSLLDTIFLSEKRKNLLLLLKEEGPKSGEEIKDVFDFPWKSITPQIRKLIDWGLVLEEGELYVLSDMGSVIAEKVQVLLNTLSIYEENLNFWYDHDLSSIPLHLLARVGELGHVNILERDLSNIFLIPEEITKNLVDSKRIMSFVSVFHPSSPFLYFEYLEKGIEATAIVTKPILEILQTECTFDIPFLKTNNSILNRALIEYKQEIKHILNSKASNFLVYEGDLKPMSMIVTDRIFLLSLLDRKGRLTTKFLISSEPAALKWGEELFMYYKEMSKPVTESLSSL; translated from the coding sequence ATGAAATCGAAAGCACACATCCGGGTAGAAACCAGACCATCGCTTCTGGATACGATTTTTCTGTCTGAAAAAAGAAAGAACCTTCTCTTGCTCCTGAAAGAAGAGGGGCCTAAAAGCGGTGAGGAAATTAAGGACGTGTTTGATTTCCCCTGGAAATCGATTACCCCACAGATAAGAAAATTAATCGACTGGGGTCTGGTGCTTGAGGAAGGGGAGCTGTACGTTCTCTCCGATATGGGTTCGGTGATTGCCGAGAAGGTTCAGGTTCTCCTGAATACGCTTTCCATATACGAAGAAAACCTGAATTTCTGGTATGATCACGACCTGAGTTCTATTCCTCTCCATCTGCTTGCAAGGGTTGGAGAGCTGGGACACGTTAATATTCTTGAGAGAGACCTTTCAAATATTTTCCTTATTCCGGAAGAGATCACAAAAAATCTGGTGGACTCGAAGCGTATTATGTCTTTTGTTTCGGTATTCCACCCCTCTTCTCCTTTTCTTTATTTTGAATATCTTGAAAAGGGCATTGAAGCTACGGCAATTGTTACGAAACCTATTCTTGAAATTCTTCAGACAGAATGTACTTTCGATATTCCATTTCTAAAAACGAACAATTCAATCCTTAACAGAGCCCTGATCGAATACAAACAGGAAATAAAGCATATTCTGAACAGTAAGGCTTCCAATTTCCTGGTCTACGAAGGTGACTTAAAACCGATGTCAATGATTGTTACTGATAGGATTTTTTTGTTATCTCTTCTGGACAGAAAAGGAAGATTAACAACCAAATTTCTTATCAGCTCCGAGCCTGCGGCTCTAAAATGGGGAGAAGAACTTTTCATGTATTATAAGGAGATGTCAAAGCCCGTTACTGAATCTCTTTCTTCCCTGTAA
- a CDS encoding HIT family protein: MTENCLFCKIITGEIPSHRIYEDDAIYAFLDIYPASEGHTLIAPKKHLSNFTDMNAEDVALLFEAARKVTAAVEKAFSAEGSNIGINNGEVAGQEVPHVHVHVIPRKKGDGGRGIKSIVWTEPDTANLEEVAEKIRKNL, translated from the coding sequence ATGACAGAAAACTGCCTTTTTTGCAAAATAATAACAGGAGAAATCCCTTCGCACAGGATATATGAGGATGACGCCATTTACGCATTTCTTGACATTTACCCGGCAAGCGAGGGGCATACGCTCATTGCTCCCAAAAAACATTTAAGCAACTTTACGGATATGAACGCAGAAGATGTTGCCCTGCTTTTTGAAGCTGCAAGAAAAGTTACGGCTGCAGTTGAAAAAGCGTTTTCAGCAGAAGGGTCGAACATCGGCATTAATAACGGGGAAGTTGCAGGACAGGAGGTTCCTCATGTGCACGTGCACGTTATTCCAAGGAAAAAAGGGGATGGAGGAAGAGGAATTAAATCAATCGTGTGGACCGAGCCCGATACTGCCAATCTGGAAGAGGTCGCAGAAAAGATCAGAAAAAACCTATGA
- a CDS encoding class I SAM-dependent methyltransferase: MKKETTGSKKVENGMEQEILNGQQPHWEKVFSNTCSRFGDEPSYPARKAAAIFEKEGKKKILELGGGQGRDTCFFASRGFSVHSLDYTESGTKAMKEKAEESGFGKYVTALRHDARNPLPFEAETFDACYSHMLYCMALTTDELEFLCKEIKRVLKPGGINIYTARHTGDAHYGTGTHRGEDMYEIAGGFIVHFFSREKVENLAKEYGSFELEEFEEGELPRKLYMVTMRK, translated from the coding sequence ATGAAGAAGGAAACTACAGGTAGTAAAAAAGTAGAAAACGGCATGGAGCAGGAGATCCTTAACGGGCAGCAGCCCCACTGGGAAAAAGTGTTTTCAAACACCTGCTCAAGGTTCGGAGACGAACCAAGTTATCCGGCCCGGAAAGCCGCAGCTATTTTTGAAAAAGAAGGGAAAAAGAAAATCCTGGAACTTGGAGGCGGCCAGGGGAGAGACACCTGTTTTTTTGCCAGCAGGGGTTTTTCAGTCCATTCCCTTGACTACACCGAAAGCGGGACAAAAGCGATGAAAGAAAAAGCCGAAGAATCAGGATTCGGAAAATATGTTACGGCCCTCAGGCACGATGCAAGAAATCCTCTTCCCTTTGAAGCAGAAACTTTTGATGCGTGTTATTCTCATATGCTTTACTGCATGGCCCTTACCACAGACGAACTCGAATTCCTCTGCAAGGAGATAAAAAGGGTGCTTAAGCCCGGAGGGATAAATATCTATACAGCCAGGCACACCGGAGATGCCCATTACGGGACAGGGACTCACAGAGGAGAAGACATGTACGAAATTGCAGGCGGCTTTATAGTTCATTTTTTCAGCAGAGAAAAGGTTGAAAACCTTGCAAAAGAGTACGGAAGCTTCGAGCTGGAAGAATTTGAAGAAGGCGAGCTCCCGAGAAAACTGTACATGGTAACAATGCGAAAATAA
- a CDS encoding DsrE/DsrF/DrsH-like family protein: protein MGEKAVIVLHSGDMDKVYSALIIGNGALAMGMEASIYFTFWGLMRLKKGELEKGPLSKMNMMGMGRQMIKKRMDKANVASLERLMSDYKELGGKIIACEMTMEIMGITKEELRTEWVDEWGAVGSYIQEARDANITLFI from the coding sequence ATGGGGGAAAAAGCAGTTATTGTCCTGCACAGCGGGGATATGGACAAGGTATACAGCGCGCTTATAATAGGAAACGGAGCCCTAGCAATGGGAATGGAAGCCTCCATATACTTCACTTTCTGGGGGCTCATGCGGCTTAAAAAAGGAGAGCTTGAAAAGGGACCGCTTTCCAAAATGAACATGATGGGCATGGGAAGGCAGATGATAAAAAAAAGAATGGACAAAGCCAATGTCGCCTCACTTGAAAGGCTGATGAGCGATTACAAGGAACTTGGCGGAAAGATCATAGCCTGTGAAATGACCATGGAGATAATGGGTATAACAAAAGAAGAGCTTCGAACGGAATGGGTGGACGAATGGGGAGCCGTTGGCTCGTATATCCAGGAAGCCAGGGACGCGAACATAACCCTCTTTATCTGA
- a CDS encoding iron-sulfur cluster assembly scaffold protein, translating into MKIEKKSEGIKFPYSEKVLEHFRNPHNVGKIENADGKGLEGSPACGDMVAVYIKVEPETKVIEDVKFESYGCASNIATGSVITDLAKGKTLDEAKKITWKQASEELGGLPPIKAHCSVLAVEGLRAAIRDYEEKHGLVTEKEPTTEDVVRRRLKHVMNPLTGLDIIRTNLILKISVEAGVVRVVVDLPEDHQFAPAIKEDIIEKLGALWDVEKVDVVFTA; encoded by the coding sequence ATGAAAATCGAAAAAAAAAGTGAGGGTATAAAGTTTCCTTATAGCGAAAAAGTGCTGGAGCATTTCAGAAACCCGCATAATGTGGGGAAGATAGAGAACGCCGACGGAAAAGGGCTGGAAGGAAGTCCGGCATGCGGGGATATGGTTGCCGTATACATAAAAGTCGAGCCCGAAACAAAGGTTATTGAAGACGTTAAATTCGAATCTTACGGGTGCGCTTCAAATATTGCTACAGGGTCCGTAATCACGGATCTTGCAAAGGGAAAAACTCTGGATGAAGCTAAGAAAATAACCTGGAAACAGGCTTCAGAAGAACTGGGAGGGCTACCCCCGATTAAAGCCCACTGCTCAGTGCTTGCGGTTGAGGGCCTGCGTGCCGCAATCCGGGACTATGAGGAAAAGCACGGGCTTGTTACAGAAAAAGAGCCTACGACCGAAGATGTCGTCCGGCGGAGGCTCAAGCATGTTATGAACCCACTGACGGGACTTGACATTATCCGCACGAATCTGATTCTTAAGATCAGTGTTGAAGCCGGAGTTGTCAGAGTAGTTGTTGACCTGCCTGAGGACCATCAGTTTGCCCCGGCAATAAAAGAGGACATAATAGAAAAACTGGGAGCTTTGTGGGACGTGGAAAAGGTAGACGTGGTGTTTACAGCCTGA